A stretch of Paenibacillus peoriae DNA encodes these proteins:
- the nifN gene encoding nitrogenase iron-molybdenum cofactor biosynthesis protein NifN: protein MLIKSATKPVSVNPLKVGQPLGGVLALQGMYRSMPLLHGAQGCSAFSKALLTRHFREPIAVQTSALQEMDVIFDADRNLEEALDHIWSKHHPDVIGVISTALTEVAGVDFQSRVKAFKRERALKDSLLFSVSLPDFHGSLETGYSSTVESLMDAVLGLAGGKSPKKQRRTQVNLLPASYLTAGDVMEIKDIIASFGLEVITLPDISTSLSGHLLTGFSPLTRGGTPLDSACQMLESSCTIAIGASMERPARRLTHAAGIPYHLFAGLSGLAASDAFIHFLQKISREPAPVRFRWQRENLLDSMLDAHFYYSGASAVVALEPDHMLSTAAWLEEMGVELKRLITPCSTPALQKTEREVWIGDLDDAEESAQGVDLWISNSHGRKGAARAGASFVPAGLPVYDELGAHTSVSVGYRGTMEWVNKVGNVLLAERGRGG, encoded by the coding sequence TTGCTGATTAAATCCGCCACGAAGCCTGTCAGTGTCAACCCGCTCAAGGTAGGACAGCCTTTGGGCGGCGTGCTGGCTCTGCAGGGGATGTATCGCTCAATGCCTTTGCTGCACGGCGCTCAGGGCTGCTCGGCCTTCTCCAAGGCGCTGCTGACTCGCCATTTTCGAGAGCCGATTGCCGTTCAGACCTCTGCGTTGCAAGAGATGGACGTTATATTTGATGCAGACCGGAATCTGGAGGAGGCGCTGGATCATATCTGGTCCAAACACCATCCAGATGTCATCGGCGTTATCAGCACGGCCCTCACTGAGGTGGCAGGCGTTGACTTTCAGTCTAGGGTAAAGGCGTTCAAGCGAGAACGGGCATTGAAGGACAGTCTGCTGTTTTCTGTATCGCTGCCTGATTTTCACGGCTCTCTGGAGACGGGCTACAGCAGTACAGTAGAGTCACTAATGGATGCCGTACTCGGGTTGGCCGGGGGCAAGTCCCCCAAAAAACAGCGCCGGACGCAGGTCAATCTGCTGCCGGCTTCTTATCTGACTGCCGGAGATGTCATGGAAATCAAGGATATTATCGCTTCCTTCGGCCTGGAGGTTATTACGCTCCCCGATATTTCCACTTCCTTGTCCGGTCACCTGCTGACAGGCTTTTCCCCTTTGACGAGAGGGGGGACTCCGCTGGATTCAGCCTGCCAGATGCTGGAGTCTTCCTGCACCATTGCCATTGGCGCGAGCATGGAGCGTCCGGCGCGCAGGCTGACTCATGCTGCAGGTATTCCCTACCACTTGTTCGCTGGTCTGTCTGGCTTGGCCGCGAGTGATGCGTTCATACATTTTCTGCAGAAAATCAGCCGCGAGCCAGCCCCCGTTCGCTTCCGTTGGCAGCGTGAAAATCTGTTGGACAGCATGCTGGATGCCCATTTCTATTATTCTGGCGCTTCGGCTGTAGTGGCGCTAGAACCGGATCATATGCTGTCGACCGCAGCCTGGCTGGAGGAGATGGGAGTGGAACTGAAGCGGCTAATTACACCCTGCAGCACGCCCGCACTGCAAAAGACAGAACGGGAAGTCTGGATCGGTGACCTGGATGATGCAGAGGAGAGCGCGCAGGGTGTTGATTTGTGGATCAGCAACTCACATGGAAGAAAGGGAGCGGCACGGGCTGGGGCCTCATTCGTACCGGCAGGCTTGCCGGTGTATGACGAGCTAGGCGCCCACACATCCGTAAGCGTCGGATACCGTGGAACCATGGAGTGGGTGAACAAAGTAGGCAATGTATTGCTTGCCGAGAGGGGGAGGGGAGGATGA
- a CDS encoding NifB/NifX family molybdenum-iron cluster-binding protein translates to MKVAFATEDGVLVNAHFGQSPMFTIFEIRHSGVQFLEHRRIALGSDENEAGKIASRIGLIEDCALIFLVQIGASAAAQVTKRTIMPVKVAFGSTIEEQVQRLQNMLTRNPPMWLAKILHAEEGSGKAES, encoded by the coding sequence ATGAAGGTTGCATTTGCGACGGAAGACGGCGTGCTTGTGAATGCTCATTTTGGGCAGAGTCCCATGTTCACTATATTCGAAATCCGGCACTCAGGCGTCCAGTTCCTGGAGCATCGGCGGATAGCCCTGGGGAGCGATGAGAATGAGGCGGGCAAGATCGCCAGCCGAATTGGCCTGATCGAGGATTGTGCCTTGATCTTCCTGGTACAGATTGGCGCTTCCGCCGCCGCACAGGTTACCAAGCGGACCATTATGCCTGTGAAGGTGGCCTTCGGTAGCACCATTGAGGAGCAGGTCCAGCGTCTCCAGAATATGCTGACTCGCAATCCGCCCATGTGGCTTGCCAAAATCCTGCATGCTGAGGAGGGCAGCGGCAAAGCCGAATCATGA
- a CDS encoding HesA/MoeB/ThiF family protein, producing the protein MVQLLEDSRYGRQLKLLGVEGQNRLKQATVMVAGIGGLGGAAAMYLAAAGVGKLILAHEGVIHLPDMNRQVLMDSGRIGEERMETALQHLHRINPETELEGHAHRITEESSGPWVEASDIVIDARYDFPERYALNRLCVRHGRPMIEAAMYAYEVSLMTIDPGKTACLECLYPEGGQPWEPLGFPVLGATSGLIGCMAALEAVKWITDAGNLFTDRMYRMNVLDMSSCTIAVKRNPRCPCCGTGGDTDESVAYL; encoded by the coding sequence ATGGTACAACTGCTGGAAGACAGTAGATACGGACGCCAGTTGAAGCTGCTGGGAGTGGAAGGTCAGAACAGGCTAAAGCAGGCTACGGTTATGGTTGCAGGCATCGGAGGATTGGGAGGGGCAGCGGCCATGTACCTGGCCGCTGCCGGAGTAGGAAAGCTGATATTGGCCCATGAGGGCGTAATCCATCTGCCCGATATGAACCGGCAGGTGCTGATGGACAGCGGACGAATCGGGGAGGAACGGATGGAGACGGCATTACAGCATTTGCATCGTATCAATCCGGAGACCGAGCTTGAGGGCCACGCCCACAGAATCACGGAAGAATCCTCTGGACCATGGGTAGAAGCGTCGGATATCGTGATTGATGCACGATATGACTTTCCGGAAAGATATGCGCTGAACAGACTATGTGTTCGACATGGAAGACCGATGATAGAAGCGGCCATGTACGCCTATGAAGTATCATTGATGACCATTGATCCCGGTAAGACGGCATGCCTGGAATGTCTTTACCCGGAAGGCGGACAGCCTTGGGAACCTCTGGGATTCCCGGTCCTGGGAGCCACCTCCGGCTTGATTGGCTGCATGGCTGCACTGGAAGCGGTCAAATGGATTACAGATGCGGGCAATCTGTTCACTGACCGCATGTACCGTATGAATGTGCTGGATATGAGCAGCTGCACCATAGCGGTCAAACGCAACCCGCGTTGTCCGTGCTGCGGAACGGGAGGGGATACAGATGAGTCGGTTGCATATTTGTGA
- a CDS encoding homocitrate synthase/isopropylmalate synthase family protein — MSRLHICDTTLRDGEQAPGVAFSAEEKTEIAIMLDSAGVEQAEIGIPAMGKTECRSIARIAALGLQMKLMTWNRAVFTDIDATESTGVGWAHISVPVSTVQMKSKLGMNPEQVTELIRKSVDYALCKGLTVSVGFEDASRADDLFLEQLANQLYRDGIRRFRYADTLSVHHPAAIAARIDRLVSRVPQDVELEIHCHNDYGLALANTLAALQAGAVWASTTVSGLGERAGNTALEEVVMSWRDLYQGTCSVRPELLNPLAALVSKASNRIIPEGKPIVGDMVFAHESGIHINGLLKERAAYQALDPTELGTDHSFVLGKHSGRSAVQYMLEQEGIEAGSGEIKFLLERLRLVGEDPKRVIHSADLRRWLQYYPAELPK, encoded by the coding sequence ATGAGTCGGTTGCATATTTGTGATACGACACTTCGTGACGGAGAACAGGCTCCGGGCGTTGCCTTTTCAGCCGAGGAAAAAACTGAAATTGCCATCATGCTGGACTCGGCGGGGGTGGAGCAGGCTGAGATCGGAATTCCGGCAATGGGAAAGACGGAGTGCAGGTCTATTGCCAGGATTGCTGCTCTCGGACTTCAGATGAAGCTAATGACCTGGAATCGCGCGGTGTTCACGGATATTGATGCAACTGAATCGACAGGTGTCGGCTGGGCCCATATTTCGGTTCCCGTGTCGACGGTGCAGATGAAGTCCAAGCTGGGTATGAATCCTGAGCAGGTGACGGAGCTGATCCGCAAGTCTGTCGATTACGCTCTGTGTAAAGGATTGACTGTTTCCGTAGGCTTTGAGGATGCTTCAAGGGCAGATGACCTGTTCCTTGAGCAGTTGGCGAATCAGCTCTATAGGGATGGCATCCGGCGCTTCAGATATGCCGATACGCTGTCCGTTCACCATCCCGCTGCCATAGCTGCCCGTATAGACAGGCTTGTATCGCGCGTGCCACAGGATGTGGAGCTTGAGATTCACTGTCATAATGATTATGGCCTGGCGCTTGCCAATACCCTGGCAGCTTTGCAAGCGGGAGCTGTCTGGGCCAGTACCACGGTGTCGGGACTTGGGGAAAGGGCAGGTAATACCGCGCTGGAGGAGGTGGTGATGTCGTGGAGGGACCTATATCAAGGAACCTGCAGCGTCCGTCCCGAACTGCTGAACCCGCTGGCTGCACTGGTGTCCAAAGCCTCCAACCGAATCATTCCTGAAGGCAAGCCCATTGTGGGAGACATGGTATTCGCCCATGAATCCGGCATACATATCAACGGTCTGCTAAAGGAGCGCGCCGCCTATCAGGCGCTTGATCCGACTGAGCTGGGCACTGACCATTCCTTCGTACTCGGCAAGCATTCGGGCAGAAGTGCAGTTCAATATATGCTGGAGCAGGAAGGAATCGAGGCAGGCTCCGGTGAAATCAAGTTCCTGCTGGAGCGGCTTCGCCTAGTCGGTGAAGATCCCAAGCGTGTCATCCATAGCGCGGATTTAAGACGCTGGCTGCAGTATTATCCGGCAGAGCTGCCGAAATAA
- a CDS encoding ABC transporter ATP-binding protein, whose translation MMFSFLKKYRVPAIAALVMMLLELTVELSQPYLISKIIDEGIRQQDLSVVWLWGSVLVGSAVIAFMAGISSSFFASHASQGFGYDLREKLYRKVQSFSYPVFKRFATSSLITRLTGDVTQVQDTVFMSLRFMTRVPLVVIGSIVMALVVHFRLGLLLAVMAPVLFVFVLVMMRRTVTLFKGVQRRLDDVNGVIQENLTGIRLIRVFVRMRHEIERFAHYGGELMKGTVSALRWTETTMPFILFTMNAGIIAVLWFGRGQISTGDASVGQVVAVVNYSLRTIGALSALSGIVVVFSRATASTGRIREVLDTSNEDGSELESVSTHHTRIKGQVEMDRVSFRYPGSDLAVLKDISFRAQPGERIAIMGATGSGKSSLVQLITRLYEEDEGHVRFDGKDARELDASILREAIGYVPQEVLLFTGSIRDNIAWGLENASLKQIQEAARMAQIHHMIERLPQGYDTMLGQRGVNLSGGQKQRLSIARALVRQPAVLILDDSTSALDVGTEAALLNALDGLSCTTFLITQKISSTASADQILLLDEGRLMASGSHEHLMDSSDLYRRIYESQYGKEESHVQGTH comes from the coding sequence ATGATGTTTTCTTTTCTAAAAAAATATCGGGTTCCAGCCATCGCAGCGCTCGTGATGATGCTGCTGGAATTGACGGTAGAGCTATCACAGCCATATTTGATCTCCAAAATCATTGATGAGGGCATCCGGCAGCAAGATTTATCCGTCGTCTGGTTATGGGGCAGTGTACTGGTGGGGAGTGCCGTTATCGCTTTTATGGCGGGCATATCCAGCTCTTTTTTTGCTTCACATGCAAGTCAGGGCTTCGGCTATGATTTGCGGGAAAAGCTGTATCGTAAAGTGCAATCCTTTTCATATCCTGTGTTTAAACGTTTTGCCACTTCGTCACTGATTACGCGCCTGACCGGGGATGTCACGCAAGTACAGGATACGGTGTTTATGAGCCTGCGGTTTATGACACGGGTTCCGCTGGTGGTCATCGGCAGTATTGTGATGGCACTGGTTGTACATTTCAGGCTTGGGCTGCTACTGGCGGTTATGGCCCCGGTGCTGTTCGTGTTTGTGCTGGTAATGATGCGGCGAACGGTCACTTTGTTTAAGGGTGTCCAGCGTCGCTTGGATGACGTTAATGGAGTGATTCAGGAGAACCTGACAGGCATCCGACTCATCCGGGTTTTTGTGCGGATGCGGCATGAAATCGAACGTTTTGCCCATTACGGAGGCGAATTGATGAAAGGGACGGTGTCCGCTCTACGCTGGACAGAAACGACGATGCCGTTCATTTTATTTACGATGAATGCAGGGATTATTGCAGTACTTTGGTTCGGACGCGGTCAAATTTCCACTGGGGATGCCAGTGTAGGACAGGTGGTCGCCGTCGTCAATTATTCACTGCGGACGATTGGAGCCTTGTCTGCCTTATCAGGTATCGTTGTTGTATTTTCCCGAGCTACTGCATCTACCGGACGGATTCGTGAGGTATTGGACACATCTAATGAAGATGGGTCAGAGCTGGAGTCTGTTTCAACACATCATACACGGATTAAGGGACAGGTGGAAATGGACCGGGTGAGCTTTCGTTATCCGGGCAGTGATCTGGCTGTCCTAAAGGATATATCTTTTAGGGCGCAACCGGGCGAGCGGATAGCTATTATGGGGGCCACAGGCTCGGGAAAATCCTCACTTGTGCAGTTGATTACGCGTCTGTATGAAGAAGATGAAGGTCATGTGCGTTTTGACGGAAAGGACGCTCGTGAACTGGATGCGTCCATATTACGAGAGGCTATTGGCTATGTCCCTCAGGAGGTACTGCTATTCACCGGCTCGATTCGGGATAATATTGCTTGGGGGCTGGAGAATGCCAGCCTGAAGCAAATTCAGGAAGCCGCACGCATGGCGCAAATCCATCATATGATTGAACGCTTGCCGCAAGGCTATGACACGATGCTCGGACAGCGTGGCGTCAATCTGTCTGGCGGACAGAAACAGCGGCTTTCGATTGCCCGCGCACTGGTGCGCCAGCCGGCAGTGCTGATTTTGGACGACAGCACAAGTGCGCTGGATGTAGGGACAGAAGCAGCACTACTGAATGCACTCGATGGCCTGTCCTGCACGACATTTCTCATTACGCAGAAGATCAGCTCGACCGCATCGGCAGATCAGATTTTACTGCTGGATGAGGGCCGCCTGATGGCAAGTGGAAGTCATGAGCATCTCATGGATAGCTCGGATCTATATCGGCGTATCTATGAATCACAATACGGAAAGGAGGAGTCCCATGTTCAAGGAACTCATTGA
- a CDS encoding ABC transporter ATP-binding protein, translating into MFKELIEPFRQPTPPSGVLRNPAGAEGRRKAKAKNWSGTLGRIWAYLARRKAKLMLVLFMVLLSSGLALLGPYLVGVAVDDFLEGPGGRTWIYFLIGLGAAYLLNSLTSWLQNIWMIEIAQETVYRMRFELFSHLHRLPIPFYGKRQQGEIMSRLTNDIENVSSTLNSSAIQIFSSILTLIGTLTVMLWLSPLMTLLTFIVVPLMATGMRWITRRTGPLYKERQKNVGELNGYIEETLSGQQIIKAFSQEKRVIHGFAERNDRIRLSGFWAQTISGFIPKLMNGLNNLSFAIVAGIGGILAIRGSITIGTIIVFVEYARQFTRPLNDLANQWNTLLSAIAGAERVFEILDEDEESKDERGAVEVEHVKGEVRFSDVSFGYDEGSATLEGISFEAKPGEMIALVGPTGAGKTTLIQLLSRFYSPDKGTITLDGRDITTIQRESLRSRMAFVLQDSFLFQGTIRENIRFGRLDATDEEVEQASKLANAHSFIMRMKDGYDKVLEVNGSGISQGQKQLLAIARAILANPSILVLDEATSSIDTITEMKIQEGLERLMQGRTSFVIAHRLNTIRQADRILVLKDGRLEEQGSHDELLTHKGFYNDLYYGQLRKQSS; encoded by the coding sequence ATGTTCAAGGAACTCATTGAACCGTTCCGTCAGCCTACACCGCCGTCCGGTGTGCTGCGAAATCCGGCGGGAGCTGAAGGACGCCGCAAGGCCAAAGCGAAGAACTGGTCTGGCACCTTAGGACGGATATGGGCTTATCTGGCTCGCCGTAAGGCCAAACTGATGCTGGTATTGTTCATGGTACTGCTCAGCTCCGGGCTAGCTCTGCTGGGTCCATATCTGGTCGGCGTAGCGGTAGATGATTTTCTCGAAGGTCCGGGTGGACGCACGTGGATTTATTTTCTCATCGGATTAGGGGCTGCATATCTGCTCAACTCGCTAACCTCCTGGCTGCAAAATATCTGGATGATTGAGATTGCCCAAGAGACGGTGTACCGCATGCGTTTCGAACTGTTTTCACATTTGCATCGACTACCGATTCCTTTTTACGGCAAACGTCAGCAGGGCGAGATCATGAGCCGTCTGACTAATGATATCGAAAATGTCAGTTCTACGCTGAACAGCTCCGCCATTCAGATTTTTTCGAGCATATTGACGTTAATCGGTACACTCACGGTGATGCTGTGGTTAAGCCCGCTGATGACCCTGCTGACCTTTATCGTGGTGCCGTTAATGGCTACCGGGATGCGCTGGATTACACGTCGTACCGGGCCCTTATATAAGGAACGCCAGAAGAATGTGGGCGAACTGAACGGATACATCGAAGAAACGCTGTCCGGGCAGCAGATTATTAAAGCATTTTCGCAGGAAAAGAGAGTCATCCATGGATTTGCTGAGCGCAATGACCGTATTCGGCTGTCGGGCTTCTGGGCCCAAACGATTTCAGGCTTTATACCGAAGCTGATGAACGGACTGAATAATCTCAGCTTTGCTATTGTAGCGGGGATCGGTGGGATTTTGGCCATTCGAGGCTCCATCACTATAGGTACAATTATTGTATTCGTAGAATATGCCCGCCAGTTCACTAGACCGCTGAACGATCTGGCTAACCAGTGGAACACCCTGCTGTCCGCCATTGCCGGAGCTGAGCGTGTATTTGAAATATTGGATGAAGATGAAGAGTCCAAGGATGAACGCGGCGCAGTGGAGGTAGAGCATGTAAAGGGGGAGGTACGGTTTTCGGATGTTTCCTTCGGCTATGATGAGGGAAGCGCTACGCTGGAAGGTATCTCTTTTGAAGCCAAACCTGGTGAAATGATCGCGCTGGTTGGTCCGACCGGGGCAGGAAAAACGACACTAATTCAGCTTCTTTCCAGATTTTATAGCCCCGACAAGGGAACGATTACGCTGGACGGGCGCGATATCACCACCATACAGCGTGAAAGCTTGCGCTCCCGCATGGCATTTGTGCTACAGGACTCCTTCCTGTTTCAGGGGACGATTCGTGAAAATATCCGCTTCGGCAGACTGGACGCCACCGATGAGGAGGTTGAACAAGCATCGAAACTGGCCAACGCCCATTCCTTTATCATGCGGATGAAGGACGGATACGACAAGGTGCTTGAAGTGAACGGCAGCGGCATTAGTCAAGGGCAAAAACAACTGCTGGCTATTGCCCGTGCTATTTTGGCCAACCCTTCCATCCTTGTACTCGACGAGGCAACCAGCAGCATCGACACCATTACCGAGATGAAGATACAAGAAGGACTGGAGCGGCTCATGCAGGGGCGAACAAGTTTCGTCATCGCGCATCGGCTGAATACCATTCGTCAGGCTGACCGGATTCTGGTCTTGAAGGATGGCCGTCTGGAGGAGCAGGGCTCTCATGATGAGCTGCTGACCCATAAAGGCTTTTACAACGACTTATATTATGGTCAGTTGAGAAAGCAAAGCTCTTAA
- a CDS encoding DJ-1/PfpI family protein produces MKIAIMLFDGITALDAIGPYDVFAATLKCEVKFVAKKKGLVKLDSNMGYLHADYSFSEVPSADILVVPGCSPPNYKTPMNDEETLNWIRQIHETTKWTTSVCNGSLILSAAGLLNGTVATSHWGSLDLLQSLGAIPTDERVVRQGKIITAAGVSSGIDMALQLIAWELGEDMSKGVQLILEYDPQPPFDTGSPKKAPAILVEQIRGMLQEFAKREPHV; encoded by the coding sequence ATGAAAATCGCAATCATGCTTTTCGATGGAATCACAGCATTAGATGCCATAGGTCCATATGATGTATTTGCTGCTACACTGAAATGTGAAGTGAAGTTTGTCGCTAAGAAAAAAGGGTTAGTCAAACTGGACTCAAATATGGGTTATTTGCATGCCGATTACAGTTTTTCTGAAGTACCTTCAGCTGATATTCTTGTTGTTCCAGGCTGCAGTCCGCCAAATTATAAAACTCCAATGAATGACGAAGAAACGTTAAACTGGATTCGCCAAATACATGAAACTACGAAATGGACCACGTCGGTTTGTAATGGCTCTCTGATTTTGAGCGCCGCAGGCCTGTTAAATGGAACCGTAGCCACCAGTCATTGGGGCTCCTTAGACCTGCTTCAATCTCTTGGAGCCATTCCAACAGATGAGAGAGTGGTTCGTCAGGGCAAAATCATTACAGCAGCCGGTGTCTCCTCTGGTATTGATATGGCACTCCAGTTAATAGCTTGGGAATTGGGAGAAGACATGAGTAAAGGAGTCCAGCTGATTTTGGAATACGATCCTCAGCCTCCGTTTGACACGGGTTCACCCAAGAAAGCACCTGCTATATTGGTAGAACAAATAAGAGGTATGTTACAAGAGTTTGCAAAAAGGGAGCCTCATGTGTAA